A genomic stretch from Antarcticibacterium flavum includes:
- a CDS encoding DUF3024 domain-containing protein encodes MAFDQAQLTEIKIEAALFLNNNRPPGDIRHLLDLDFYIKGQSVIIYELRPDLKKANSVIKTEAGKATYVKNTNCWKVYGKDKYLNWERYEPIPAVENLRDFFHLVEEDEKGYFICKLVLY; translated from the coding sequence ATGGCATTTGACCAGGCACAGCTTACTGAAATAAAGATTGAAGCAGCTCTTTTTCTAAATAATAACCGACCTCCTGGAGATATTCGTCACTTGCTGGACCTGGATTTTTATATAAAAGGCCAGTCGGTCATTATTTACGAACTACGGCCTGATCTTAAAAAGGCAAATTCAGTAATAAAGACTGAAGCAGGGAAGGCTACGTATGTGAAGAATACCAATTGCTGGAAGGTGTATGGAAAGGACAAATACCTCAACTGGGAACGCTATGAGCCTATTCCTGCAGTAGAAAATCTCCGGGATTTCTTTCACCTGGTGGAAGAGGACGAGAAGGGATATTTTATATGTAAATTGGTGTTATACTAA
- a CDS encoding response regulator produces MKQPVKILVVGEEMINEANISMQLCEMSHEVPGIIPGGKDTLSHIQNNLPDTALIDIQFKVSLNLTANGDDANFNRAKGPHPYAFIFKPYKKLDLQRNFELSISQLQNNSHPTSHDLQNR; encoded by the coding sequence ATGAAGCAACCTGTTAAAATATTAGTTGTCGGGGAAGAAATGATCAATGAAGCCAATATTTCCATGCAGCTTTGTGAAATGAGCCACGAGGTCCCGGGGATTATCCCGGGTGGGAAAGATACCCTTAGCCATATACAGAACAACCTCCCAGATACAGCCCTAATCGACATTCAGTTCAAAGTTTCCCTTAATCTTACCGCCAATGGAGATGATGCCAATTTCAACCGGGCAAAAGGCCCCCACCCTTATGCTTTTATTTTCAAACCCTACAAAAAACTGGATCTGCAACGCAATTTTGAGTTAAGCATTTCTCAACTTCAAAATAATTCCCATCCCACATCCCATGATCTTCAAAACAGATAA
- a CDS encoding tetratricopeptide repeat-containing sensor histidine kinase, with the protein MIFKTDKSKRHTLSIFLLWCSALLLHLSGFSKNSPAKATSVKTVIGSGNSYANKASLFIYMPLFYKDSASFYKEKDAMEPLHQPEPKSLQLSKRIADQDLSPAQVTALSRAYQDKAMWFREMPHFNRDSTVYYFDRAALLLQNNKPLQYERLADLFRDITDRANRSHNFIVVDSLAPIGWDYYEKIPESRKDKVLGYDLLVNWALIKIVRGEPKPGLELFEKAVNLLKDDPRPEIQLKLLKDKGRFLYQYGLPEEQEKSFQYLRESVAGFQNSDYPEKNEALMTTYKTLYYHYADANSDSGYYYMDQIAMLLPKITNPFHHTWYYYAQGSKLIDKEKYEEAKPYLYKTIKLLEDNNLRTIDVYQFAHSRLGDIAKAENRYAEAIAYYEKARNSSIEINTKANTAYFINKLYQVHELQGDYKKALENYKEWSEANNIIEVERNERSLRESELQVDVLQQEKKLAANQQRQSIYIVALTIGVLLLGLLYRNYRLKQRSNHKLKALNEELADKNVLLDRRNAENELLLKEIHHRVKNNLELVKSLISLQSAQIEDPATKEAMVASQNRIQSMSIIHQKLYQGTNLGSIEMKDYFLNLGEGVLDTFNAEDKVKIKCVMETLELDVDTAVPIGLIVNELLTNALKYAFPVDNNGTIQISLSQSTPETLTLKVADNGVGKIKGLAPKGTGFGSQLIQLLTQQLHGTMLEKTEQGTTVEFEFKIKAYA; encoded by the coding sequence ATGATCTTCAAAACAGATAAATCCAAAAGGCACACCCTGAGTATCTTCCTTTTGTGGTGCAGTGCTTTACTCCTTCACCTGAGCGGATTTTCAAAAAATTCACCTGCAAAAGCCACATCCGTAAAAACTGTAATTGGTTCGGGCAATTCTTATGCTAATAAAGCTTCCCTATTTATTTATATGCCTCTTTTCTATAAGGACAGCGCTTCTTTTTACAAAGAAAAGGATGCCATGGAGCCCCTGCATCAACCAGAACCTAAAAGTTTACAATTAAGTAAAAGGATTGCTGACCAAGACCTTTCCCCTGCTCAGGTTACTGCTTTAAGCAGAGCCTACCAGGACAAGGCCATGTGGTTCAGGGAAATGCCGCATTTTAACCGGGACAGCACTGTCTATTATTTTGACAGGGCAGCACTCCTTCTCCAAAACAACAAGCCTTTACAATATGAACGTTTGGCCGATTTGTTTCGTGATATTACCGACAGGGCGAACAGGTCACATAACTTTATTGTCGTGGATTCGCTGGCACCCATAGGCTGGGATTATTACGAAAAAATACCGGAAAGCAGGAAAGATAAAGTTTTAGGTTATGACCTATTAGTCAATTGGGCTTTGATAAAAATAGTAAGAGGAGAGCCAAAACCCGGACTGGAACTTTTTGAAAAAGCCGTGAATTTGCTCAAGGATGATCCCCGACCTGAAATTCAGCTAAAGCTTTTAAAGGATAAGGGAAGATTTCTTTATCAATATGGGTTGCCGGAAGAGCAGGAAAAATCTTTCCAGTATCTAAGAGAAAGTGTGGCTGGTTTCCAGAATTCAGATTATCCTGAAAAGAATGAAGCCCTTATGACTACCTACAAAACTTTATACTACCATTACGCAGATGCAAATTCTGATTCTGGTTATTATTATATGGATCAAATAGCAATGCTATTGCCAAAAATAACCAATCCTTTTCATCATACCTGGTATTATTATGCCCAGGGCAGCAAACTTATCGACAAAGAAAAATACGAAGAGGCTAAACCCTACTTATATAAAACCATCAAATTACTGGAGGATAATAATTTGCGCACTATTGATGTTTATCAATTTGCACATTCCCGTTTAGGAGACATTGCAAAGGCAGAAAATCGATATGCCGAAGCAATCGCCTATTATGAAAAAGCGAGGAATTCCTCCATTGAAATTAACACCAAAGCCAATACAGCCTACTTCATCAATAAATTATACCAGGTCCATGAGCTCCAGGGAGATTATAAAAAAGCACTGGAAAACTATAAGGAATGGTCTGAGGCTAACAATATTATCGAAGTAGAAAGAAACGAAAGAAGCCTTCGTGAAAGTGAATTGCAGGTAGATGTGCTACAACAGGAAAAAAAGCTTGCAGCCAATCAGCAACGACAAAGCATTTATATTGTGGCCTTAACCATTGGTGTTTTATTACTCGGCTTACTTTATCGTAATTACAGGCTTAAGCAAAGGAGTAATCATAAACTAAAAGCATTAAATGAAGAGTTAGCCGACAAAAATGTATTACTGGATAGGCGGAATGCTGAAAATGAACTGCTCCTCAAGGAAATACATCATCGTGTAAAAAATAACCTGGAACTGGTCAAGAGCTTAATTTCATTACAATCGGCTCAAATAGAAGACCCTGCAACTAAAGAGGCTATGGTTGCCAGTCAAAACCGGATACAGTCGATGAGCATTATCCACCAGAAGTTATATCAGGGTACAAACCTGGGCAGTATTGAGATGAAAGACTATTTTCTGAATTTGGGCGAAGGAGTTCTAGATACCTTTAATGCTGAAGATAAAGTGAAGATCAAATGTGTTATGGAAACCCTTGAACTGGATGTGGATACAGCCGTGCCTATTGGCTTAATTGTAAACGAACTGCTTACCAACGCCCTTAAATATGCATTCCCTGTAGACAATAACGGAACCATCCAAATAAGCTTATCACAATCTACTCCTGAAACTTTGACTTTAAAAGTCGCAGATAACGGAGTTGGTAAAATAAAAGGCTTAGCACCAAAAGGAACCGGATTTGGTTCTCAATTAATACAATTATTGACCCAGCAACTTCATGGCACCATGCTTGAAAAAACGGAACAGGGAACAACAGTTGAGTTTGAATTTAAAATAAAAGCCTACGCTTAA
- a CDS encoding SDR family oxidoreductase, giving the protein MKTVIITGTSKGIGLETALAFGREGYRVFATMRNPGKAVSLREKVENESLNVHIAQMDVDSDDSVKNCINAIQKEHGQIDVLINNAGIECHGSIEETDLSKFKSVMETNYFGPLRCIKHLLPHMRNNRSGCIINVASIAGKIANTPLGAYGASKFALEAISEALAQEVKQFNIRVAIVEPGIIDTKMARDVAQDGAGRSIYMQVNRFSGLFAASLETPTQASSVADKILEIAKSESWQLRYPVGPDAVPFLNWRASMTDEEWITWNAATDADWYKSVQDLFGLDARKAQKSLGS; this is encoded by the coding sequence ATGAAAACTGTAATTATTACAGGCACTAGCAAAGGTATCGGCCTCGAAACAGCATTAGCATTCGGGAGGGAAGGCTACAGGGTTTTCGCAACTATGCGGAACCCGGGGAAGGCTGTTTCTTTAAGGGAAAAAGTAGAAAACGAGTCTTTGAATGTCCACATTGCACAGATGGATGTGGACTCTGATGACTCGGTGAAAAACTGTATCAATGCCATTCAAAAAGAGCATGGACAGATAGATGTTCTTATTAACAATGCCGGGATCGAATGTCATGGTTCTATTGAGGAAACAGATCTTTCAAAATTTAAGTCGGTGATGGAAACCAACTATTTTGGACCTCTTAGATGCATTAAGCACTTGCTGCCTCACATGAGGAATAATCGAAGTGGCTGTATCATAAACGTCGCATCCATTGCCGGTAAAATAGCAAATACTCCGCTCGGGGCGTATGGCGCCAGCAAATTCGCTTTAGAAGCTATAAGTGAAGCACTGGCACAGGAAGTTAAACAATTCAATATAAGGGTCGCGATCGTGGAACCCGGGATCATAGATACTAAAATGGCCAGGGATGTTGCTCAGGACGGTGCCGGAAGATCTATTTATATGCAGGTGAACCGGTTTAGCGGGCTCTTTGCAGCTTCCCTTGAAACTCCCACTCAGGCATCATCAGTTGCAGATAAGATCCTGGAGATAGCCAAAAGTGAGTCCTGGCAACTGCGATATCCGGTGGGGCCTGATGCAGTTCCCTTCCTTAACTGGCGTGCATCCATGACAGATGAAGAATGGATAACCTGGAATGCTGCAACAGATGCCGACTGGTACAAATCTGTTCAGGATCTGTTTGGACTGGATGCGAGAAAGGCGCAAAAATCTTTAGGCAGCTAA
- a CDS encoding RidA family protein: MQTEKPEYFLLRPEIEKAYGYSHAVKIGNSIKISGAVSMDDEGNPTAVGDIEQQMKNCYSDLEKILKHFNCTFDDVVKEDVFTTNMSGFLEAAGYRAEIYKNHFPTGSWLGVKELALPGLLIEIEMEVHIAS, encoded by the coding sequence ATGCAAACTGAAAAACCCGAATATTTTTTACTCCGGCCCGAAATTGAAAAAGCCTACGGCTATTCGCACGCCGTAAAAATAGGCAACAGCATAAAGATCTCCGGTGCCGTGAGTATGGACGATGAAGGCAACCCTACCGCTGTAGGCGACATTGAGCAGCAAATGAAAAATTGCTATTCCGATCTTGAAAAAATCCTGAAACACTTCAACTGCACTTTTGATGATGTGGTTAAGGAAGATGTGTTTACCACCAATATGTCCGGGTTTCTGGAAGCGGCAGGTTACAGAGCTGAAATCTATAAAAACCACTTCCCAACCGGATCCTGGCTGGGCGTCAAAGAACTTGCCCTTCCCGGATTGCTCATTGAAATAGAAATGGAAGTACATATTGCTTCCTGA
- a CDS encoding DUF1566 domain-containing protein: MKKDHLRKLKSCLMLVAAAVVMYSCSTESVSDQILEKDFQITQMNEALAGSCEDDCIEPGSEIYYPVSDMATLSVGRNTKSVSYTAYNTETDFVVEVTYAITAGPPNAKATITIDIKGDEVEYSDVSSGSTVNHTVALAEAWAGCDEISFSVVQEALGDPITFSESYALIPVCSEEGLKIGDAYQGGIIAYILQPGDPGYVEIETHGIIAAPSDLSVGNDYYVFWGCADTFIGGTNTGLGTGAANTNAIVSGCAEAGIAARLANDLDLNGYTDWYLPSKDELNKLVENKGAVGILTNGYYWSSSEINAFHAWVYVDNYGWDDSYAKYYNGTRARAVRSF, encoded by the coding sequence ATGAAAAAAGATCATTTGAGAAAACTAAAATCCTGCCTGATGTTGGTTGCGGCTGCGGTTGTAATGTATTCATGCAGTACAGAATCTGTATCAGACCAGATACTTGAAAAAGATTTTCAAATCACACAAATGAATGAAGCTCTGGCTGGATCGTGTGAAGATGATTGTATTGAACCGGGAAGTGAAATTTACTATCCTGTTTCCGACATGGCAACGCTGAGCGTGGGCCGAAATACAAAATCGGTAAGCTACACCGCTTACAATACGGAAACAGATTTTGTGGTGGAAGTGACCTATGCCATCACTGCCGGACCTCCAAATGCAAAGGCAACCATTACCATTGATATTAAGGGCGATGAAGTGGAATATTCAGATGTAAGCTCTGGCAGCACGGTGAACCATACTGTGGCTCTTGCTGAAGCCTGGGCCGGATGTGATGAGATTTCTTTCAGCGTTGTGCAGGAGGCATTAGGGGATCCAATCACCTTTAGCGAAAGCTATGCCTTAATCCCTGTTTGTTCTGAAGAAGGTTTAAAAATAGGAGATGCATACCAGGGCGGTATCATTGCCTATATCTTACAGCCTGGTGACCCGGGATATGTGGAAATTGAAACCCACGGCATCATTGCTGCTCCAAGTGACCTAAGTGTAGGTAACGACTATTATGTTTTTTGGGGTTGTGCTGATACTTTTATTGGTGGTACAAATACAGGATTAGGAACAGGCGCAGCTAATACCAACGCTATAGTGAGTGGTTGTGCAGAAGCAGGAATCGCAGCTAGATTAGCTAATGATTTAGATTTAAATGGTTACACCGATTGGTATTTACCCAGCAAAGATGAGTTGAACAAACTTGTTGAAAATAAAGGAGCGGTAGGCATTTTAACTAATGGCTACTATTGGAGTTCTTCGGAGATCAATGCATTCCATGCTTGGGTTTATGTCGACAACTATGGCTGGGATGACAGCTATGCTAAGTACTACAACGGTACCAGAGCTCGTGCTGTTCGGTCTTTTTAA
- a CDS encoding DUF1566 domain-containing protein has protein sequence MKKDQFRRLRTSLTLLAAAVVMFSCSTESVSDQILEKDLQFTPMNKALAGSCEDDCIEPGSEIYYPVSDMATLSVGRNTKSVSYTAYNTETDFVVEVTYAITAGPPNAKATITIDIEGDEVEYSDVSSGSTVNHTVALAEAWAGCDEISFSVVQEALGDPITFSESYSLIPVCEEEGLKIGDAYQGGIIAYILQPGDPGYVENETHGIIAAPSDLSVGNDYYVFWGCADTFIGGTSTGLGTGAANTNAIVSGCAEAGIAARLANDLDLNGYTDWYLPSKDELNKLVENKGAVGILTNGYYWSSSEINAFHAWVYVDNYGWDDSYAKYYNGTRARAVRSF, from the coding sequence ATGAAAAAAGATCAATTTAGAAGACTCAGAACCAGCCTCACGTTGCTCGCGGCTGCCGTAGTAATGTTTTCTTGCAGTACAGAATCTGTATCAGACCAGATACTTGAAAAAGATTTGCAATTCACACCAATGAATAAAGCCCTGGCTGGATCGTGTGAAGATGATTGTATTGAACCGGGAAGTGAAATTTACTATCCTGTTTCCGACATGGCAACGCTGAGCGTGGGCCGAAATACAAAATCGGTAAGCTACACCGCTTACAATACGGAAACAGATTTTGTGGTGGAAGTGACCTATGCCATCACTGCCGGACCTCCAAATGCAAAGGCCACCATTACCATTGATATTGAAGGCGATGAAGTGGAATATTCAGATGTAAGCTCTGGCAGCACGGTGAACCATACTGTGGCTCTTGCTGAAGCCTGGGCCGGATGTGATGAGATTTCTTTCAGCGTTGTGCAGGAGGCATTAGGGGATCCAATCACCTTTAGCGAAAGCTATTCCTTAATCCCTGTTTGTGAAGAAGAAGGTTTAAAAATAGGAGATGCATACCAGGGCGGTATCATTGCCTATATCTTACAGCCTGGTGACCCGGGATATGTGGAAAATGAAACCCACGGCATCATTGCTGCTCCAAGTGACCTAAGTGTAGGTAACGACTATTATGTTTTTTGGGGTTGTGCTGATACTTTTATTGGTGGTACAAGTACAGGATTAGGAACAGGCGCAGCTAATACCAACGCTATAGTGAGTGGTTGTGCAGAAGCAGGAATCGCAGCTAGATTAGCTAATGATTTAGATTTAAATGGTTACACCGATTGGTATTTACCCAGCAAAGATGAGTTGAACAAACTTGTTGAAAATAAAGGAGCGGTAGGCATTTTAACTAATGGCTACTATTGGAGTTCTTCGGAGATCAATGCATTCCATGCTTGGGTTTATGTCGACAACTATGGCTGGGATGACAGCTATGCTAAGTACTACAACGGCACCAGAGCTCGTGCTGTTCGGTCTTTTTAA
- a CDS encoding nuclear transport factor 2 family protein produces MKTIKKCLLVLLAITATTYGQENQKIDYKTGDPATWPAELDAVIAAPKNHKILLENDQVRVLEVSLAPGEKEPLHHHKWPSVLYIQEAGDFVDYDKDGEVIFDTRELPEPLTFPLTMQKGPEAPHAPVNLSKTKPIRLIRVEMKPGNTNENTVVIDSLYRSFSAGDIPAVLALLDEKVVWMEAEGNAYADGNPYIGHDAVLNGVFARAGAEHEYFKLEDIELHEMSGNKVLATLRYDAKVKETGKTFNAQVAHIWTLKGGKIIGFQQYVDTKKLADAARK; encoded by the coding sequence ATGAAAACAATTAAAAAATGCCTGCTCGTATTACTTGCAATAACTGCAACCACTTATGGTCAGGAAAATCAGAAGATAGATTATAAAACCGGAGATCCTGCTACCTGGCCGGCTGAACTGGATGCGGTGATCGCGGCGCCAAAAAACCATAAAATTCTACTGGAGAATGATCAGGTAAGGGTACTTGAAGTTAGCCTTGCACCCGGGGAGAAAGAACCGCTTCACCATCACAAATGGCCAAGTGTACTTTACATTCAGGAAGCCGGGGATTTCGTGGATTACGATAAAGACGGTGAGGTGATTTTTGACACCCGGGAATTGCCCGAACCCTTAACCTTTCCGCTCACCATGCAAAAAGGTCCGGAGGCACCTCATGCGCCTGTTAACCTTAGCAAGACCAAACCCATCCGGCTAATTCGGGTGGAGATGAAACCTGGGAATACCAATGAAAATACAGTTGTTATAGATAGCCTTTATAGATCCTTTTCCGCAGGGGATATCCCTGCAGTTCTCGCCTTACTTGACGAAAAAGTAGTCTGGATGGAAGCCGAAGGAAATGCCTATGCAGACGGCAACCCTTATATAGGTCACGACGCTGTGCTGAATGGTGTTTTTGCCAGGGCTGGCGCAGAACATGAATATTTTAAACTGGAAGATATTGAGCTGCACGAAATGAGCGGCAATAAAGTGCTGGCTACGCTGCGTTATGATGCAAAAGTGAAGGAAACCGGTAAAACCTTTAATGCACAGGTAGCCCATATCTGGACGCTCAAAGGAGGGAAAATAATAGGCTTTCAGCAGTATGTGGATACCAAAAAACTGGCCGATGCAGCCAGAAAGTAA
- a CDS encoding APC family permease, with the protein MKPTNQIMPPIHTSSSFNNITKKEDKQENLLRTIGIFGLSTNIINIIVGSGIFVLPAIVAAGMGAGGIIAYLFCGLLIGLIMLCFAEVGSKITTTGGLYTYIETAFGKYAGFLSGNLYLMAVLAADAAVSNALVNILAVAFPLFESQIIRLLFLLIIFLGLAGFNILGIKQGIGLVKLLVVAKILPLLLLVIIGSFKIEIASISIETWPEFGQLGTTSLVLFFAFMGGETGLNVSGEVKKPNKNIPRAIFAGITTVVVLYVFIQLVAQGVLGDELADQNAPLAETAARVFGSQGFMLLTAGAAVSMFGYLSGSILNMPRVVYALSRDRVIPVKAFSKVHSRFKTPHLAILTYAVAGFVIAAFGTFEKLAVIATGGLLLQYLGVALAVIKLRYTRKSRPGEFKIPGGLIVPLLSVGIIAYFLSKMTYAQAMGTLAATILLTIIYIINRKISIENKNTKKL; encoded by the coding sequence ATGAAACCAACGAACCAGATAATGCCGCCCATACATACGTCCTCTTCTTTTAATAACATTACAAAAAAAGAAGACAAACAGGAAAACCTGCTTCGTACTATTGGGATATTTGGATTGTCCACAAACATAATTAACATTATAGTGGGCTCGGGTATTTTTGTGCTGCCGGCAATAGTTGCTGCAGGAATGGGTGCCGGCGGCATTATTGCCTATTTATTTTGTGGTTTGCTGATTGGCCTGATCATGCTCTGTTTTGCTGAAGTGGGAAGTAAGATCACAACCACAGGTGGCCTTTACACCTATATAGAAACCGCTTTCGGTAAATACGCGGGATTTTTATCGGGTAACCTATACCTGATGGCCGTCCTGGCTGCAGATGCAGCTGTCTCCAATGCTCTGGTGAACATACTTGCTGTAGCTTTCCCCCTATTTGAATCGCAAATCATCAGATTGTTGTTCCTGCTCATAATTTTCCTGGGGCTCGCCGGCTTCAATATTTTAGGAATCAAACAAGGCATTGGATTGGTAAAGTTACTTGTAGTTGCCAAGATTCTCCCACTGTTGCTGCTTGTTATTATAGGTTCTTTTAAAATTGAAATAGCCAGTATTTCTATCGAAACCTGGCCTGAATTCGGACAATTGGGCACTACTTCCCTTGTCCTTTTCTTTGCTTTTATGGGCGGAGAAACCGGTCTCAATGTGAGCGGAGAAGTAAAAAAACCCAACAAAAATATACCACGGGCCATCTTTGCAGGAATTACAACCGTCGTAGTTCTGTATGTATTCATACAACTCGTAGCCCAGGGGGTATTAGGGGATGAACTTGCAGACCAGAACGCACCGCTTGCTGAAACGGCAGCGCGGGTTTTCGGCTCTCAAGGATTTATGCTCCTCACCGCAGGTGCTGCTGTTTCCATGTTTGGCTACCTAAGTGGATCGATACTGAATATGCCCCGTGTTGTGTATGCCCTGTCCAGGGACCGGGTGATCCCTGTTAAGGCTTTCAGTAAGGTACATTCAAGATTTAAAACACCCCATTTGGCTATTCTTACTTATGCAGTGGCAGGTTTTGTAATTGCTGCATTCGGCACTTTTGAAAAACTGGCTGTAATAGCAACAGGAGGCCTTTTGCTGCAGTATCTGGGAGTAGCTCTTGCAGTGATCAAACTAAGATATACCAGAAAATCCCGGCCGGGAGAATTTAAGATTCCGGGAGGTTTAATTGTACCCCTTCTATCTGTGGGAATTATAGCTTATTTCCTATCAAAGATGACCTATGCTCAGGCTATGGGAACGCTTGCGGCAACAATTCTATTGACGATTATTTATATAATCAATAGAAAAATAAGCATTGAAAATAAGAATACTAAAAAACTATAA
- a CDS encoding MFS transporter — MKRQGHKKRNLVLSENATLRYLSFSALYLAQGIPEGITYFAIPAWLAMNGKTPLEIAGFVAVIGIPWSFKILIAPIMDRYTILSMGRKRPWIIFGQLGLILSFLSMGLVNDPLNNLNSLMVAGFILSFFGAFQDVATDGMAVDIVPVPEQARANGLMWGSKTIGISLSLLIGTFLINLLGFSTAIALLAISVAFIILVPICFRERKGEKIMPWTKGIASPLAETTQLKHWKQIFNSLLKVVLLPSTLMMLVAAFVLGLMYGLIDTLLPIFTIQELGWTNTEFSQAYSTTTIVGVCLGCS, encoded by the coding sequence ATGAAGAGACAAGGCCATAAGAAACGAAATTTAGTGCTTTCTGAAAATGCGACCCTACGCTACTTAAGCTTTTCAGCATTGTACCTGGCTCAGGGAATACCAGAGGGCATCACCTATTTTGCTATACCGGCATGGTTGGCCATGAATGGAAAAACACCTTTGGAAATTGCAGGATTTGTGGCGGTAATTGGGATTCCGTGGAGCTTTAAAATACTTATTGCCCCTATAATGGACCGCTATACCATACTATCCATGGGACGCAAACGCCCCTGGATCATATTCGGGCAATTAGGGCTTATTTTAAGTTTTCTCTCTATGGGCCTGGTGAACGATCCCTTAAATAATTTAAACAGTTTAATGGTCGCCGGCTTCATTCTCAGCTTCTTTGGGGCGTTCCAGGACGTGGCTACAGATGGTATGGCGGTAGATATTGTGCCAGTCCCCGAACAGGCAAGGGCCAACGGGCTTATGTGGGGTTCAAAAACCATTGGTATTTCCCTGTCCCTACTTATAGGAACTTTTCTTATTAATCTTCTTGGATTCTCAACCGCCATCGCCCTGTTAGCCATTTCCGTAGCCTTTATTATACTGGTCCCCATTTGTTTCAGGGAACGAAAAGGAGAAAAAATTATGCCATGGACCAAAGGCATTGCATCCCCCCTGGCTGAAACCACACAACTAAAACATTGGAAACAAATCTTCAACAGCCTTTTAAAAGTAGTGCTGCTGCCATCAACTCTTATGATGTTAGTTGCAGCATTTGTACTGGGGCTCATGTATGGTTTAATCGACACACTTTTACCCATTTTTACCATACAGGAACTGGGCTGGACCAACACCGAATTTTCCCAGGCATATTCTACAACAACTATAGTAGGGGTGTGTTTGGGATGTTCGTAG
- a CDS encoding DUF1624 domain-containing protein — MNLTNQNRIQSVDFLKGFVIVLMALDHTRVYFHREYFYFEPTDIDQTNFWIFFTRFITHFCAPVFVLLAGTSAFFVEQKIGKNAVSKWLLKRGMWLIFVEIIIITFGWRFQLNFDAIIFQVIWLLGASMLFLALFIHIPKRPMIVLCLLVIFGHNLLDGFLGGQLGDFWKLLHVRGPIQLTDSIYILNAYPLLPWIFVMPLGYYLGILYKPGYDALKRQQILIRTGIFAILLFFVLRFANVYGDLVPRSSYDDFTKTLLSFFNVTKYPPSLLYLLITLGPSLIVLSLAEKFKGKLFEVMVLFGKVPMFFYIIHIYWIHLLALLAVYLTGYDPELMIIDVWIGLVTDLQGYGFSLGIVYLVWIFVVVSLYPVCKWYWNYKKNNRKYWWLSYL, encoded by the coding sequence ATGAATTTAACTAATCAAAACCGTATTCAATCTGTAGATTTTTTAAAAGGATTTGTCATTGTACTCATGGCCCTCGACCATACACGGGTTTATTTTCATAGAGAATATTTCTATTTTGAACCTACAGATATAGACCAAACCAACTTCTGGATCTTTTTTACCAGGTTCATCACGCATTTTTGTGCGCCGGTATTTGTTTTGCTGGCCGGCACTTCTGCTTTTTTTGTAGAGCAAAAAATTGGTAAAAACGCTGTTAGCAAATGGCTTTTAAAACGCGGGATGTGGCTCATTTTTGTCGAAATTATCATCATAACCTTCGGGTGGCGGTTTCAGTTAAACTTTGATGCTATTATTTTCCAGGTGATATGGCTGTTAGGAGCCTCGATGCTTTTTCTGGCATTGTTTATCCATATCCCCAAAAGACCTATGATAGTTTTATGCCTGCTCGTGATTTTTGGACATAATTTATTGGACGGTTTTTTAGGTGGACAGCTGGGTGATTTCTGGAAACTGCTACATGTAAGAGGGCCAATTCAGCTCACTGATAGCATTTACATTTTAAATGCATACCCACTTCTACCCTGGATATTTGTAATGCCCCTGGGTTATTATTTAGGCATCCTTTACAAACCTGGATATGATGCCCTTAAAAGGCAGCAGATCTTGATTCGCACCGGTATTTTTGCCATCCTCCTGTTTTTTGTTTTACGTTTTGCAAATGTTTATGGTGATTTGGTTCCCCGTTCTTCTTATGATGATTTTACCAAAACATTGCTTTCGTTTTTCAACGTCACCAAATACCCGCCTTCACTTTTGTATTTGTTAATCACCTTGGGCCCCTCACTAATCGTGCTTTCACTTGCTGAAAAGTTTAAAGGAAAATTATTTGAAGTAATGGTGCTGTTTGGCAAAGTTCCCATGTTCTTTTACATCATTCATATTTACTGGATCCATCTGCTGGCACTACTGGCTGTTTATCTGACTGGTTATGATCCAGAACTAATGATTATTGATGTGTGGATTGGACTTGTTACGGACTTGCAAGGCTATGGTTTTTCATTAGGTATTGTGTACCTGGTCTGGATATTTGTGGTTGTTAGTTTATATCCTGTTTGCAAATGGTACTGGAATTATAAAAAGAATAACCGCAAATACTGGTGGCTAAGTTATCTATAA